The window TCAGCATCCACGTCAGGCCGCGCGATCTGGTAGGCTTCCAGCGCCTCGATCAGCGCCGCCGGATCGTCCGTGCGCACCACGCCGCTGAAAACCCGGTCCTCCAGCGCCGGGTCCAGCACCAGGTGATGCGCAAGATGACGGTTGAGCCGGGCGACGACATCGCCGAGCGGCGCGTTGTCGAAGCTGATGCGCCCGTCCATCCAGCTGCGTGTTTCGGATGCCTGCCCCTCGATCAGTTGCACGTCCTCGCCACGGATCGACAGCACCATTCCCGGCTCCAGCGTCCAGCTGTGTTCCCGCTGCCCGAGCGCATCCACCTTCACGCGCCCCTCGACAAGGCCGACATCAAGGCCATCCCCGCGCAGGTCCACGTCGAACTCGGTGCCAAGCGCGGTCACCCGGTACCCGCCCGAAGTCACCGTGAAGGGATGCTCCGCATCCTTGGCCACCCGAAAATACGCCTGCCCTTGCGTCAGCTCCAGCGTGCGGCCGGCAGTTCCGGGCAGGACACGCACCTTCGAGGCGGCATCGAGCGTGACTTCGCTCCCGTCCTCGAGTGTGAAGGCCCGCGGAGCCTCGCCCCGGCTCGTCGCAAGAATACGCGCCTCGGGTGCGCCTGCGCTGCCGCCGATGCCCCCCTGGTAAGCAAGAAACGTCAGCGTGCCGATTCCCAGCACGGCCGCCAGCAAGGAGGCGAGAACCAGCCGGCGCGCGCCCCGTTCCGGCGGCGCCTGAGGCTCTTCGCCATAGGTCCGAGCCGCTTCGATCCAGTCCGCAGCTTCGTCCTCGCCATCGTCCTGCCCTTCCCCACGCGCCGGAGCAGCCAGAGCCTCCGCAACGAGAAGCCGGGCCTCCTCGGACAGCGCCGCTTCGTCCGCCAACTGCGCGGCACGCTCAACCCGGTCCCAGGCCATGCGGTGCGCGGAAACAGCCGCGTACCACGCCTCGAACGCCGCGCGTTCGGACGGCTCCACGTGGTCGCTGGAGAGGCGCGTATACCAGGAGGCGGCTGCGTCGTTAACGCACGTACCTGTCATGGGGAATTACTCTCCCACGCAGGCGCTGAGGTGGCGAATAGCCTTCATGATATGCTTTTCAACTGCGCTGACCGAAATACCGAAGTGCGATGCGATGGCCGCATAACTCATTTCTTCGAAGCGGTGAAGGACGAAGACCTGCCGTGTCCGATCCGGCAGATCGCGCAGCGAGACCATCACCTTGGCGAGCCGCTGCTTGCCTTCGAGCACGCGCGCAGGCGAGATTTCCTCGACCGGATGGTGGTAATCCTCAAGCGAGATATGCGCCTCGCGCTGGCGAACCGCTTCACGCCGCCAACGGTCGGTCAGCACTGAGCGCGCCACCTGAAACGCATAGCTTTCCAGCGATTCGATGCGGTTGTCGCCACGCCGCTGGTGCAGGCGCAGGGCGACCTCCTGAGCCATGTCCTCAGCCTCCTGAAGACCGACGCGCCGCGCGAGAAAATCGCGCACGGCACCCACGACTGTATCCCTGTGTTCCGCCTCACGAGGGCGAATGACACTCAAACGAAGCCCCATGTCCACCCCCTGTCCGGCAGACATCTTCCCCCAATGAATACTCTTCTCGCATTGAAGAACAACATATTGAAATTGGTGGGTCAAGCAGAGAAGATAGTATTCACGACCAGGGGGGAATCGGGCTCTCTCGCGACAGGGCACGCAGCACATGAGGGACAGGACCAGGACCGGTTTCGCTGACCGGACACGCGCGCGCCGCGTGCTGCTGCGCTGTGCCCTGGCGCTGCAGATCGGCCTGCTCTTTGCGCTGCCGCAGACCCTCGCAGCGCGCACTCCGGCCGCGGCCTACACGATCGCAGCCGGCCCCTTGCGGCTGGCCCTCGTCCTCTTTGCCCGGCAGAGCGGCGTACAGATCCTTTTTGCCCCCGAGCTGGTTGCCGGCAAGCAGGCCCCGCCCCTGACGGGCCGCCACACCATCGACGAGGCCCTGACCCGGCTTCTTGCCGGAAGCGGCCTCTCCGCCCGCAAGCTGGACTCCGGCGCCATCCTCATCGTTCCTGCCTCGCCCGCCGCGCCCCCGCTGGTGTCCTCCCACGACCGGGGGCCGGAAGGCGCGCCTCCGCAAGGCCTTGAAAGCCCGCGCCCGGACATCCTCGTCACCGCCTTCAAGTACCCGACCCTGCTGGCCCAGAGCGCCGCCGATCTCACAGTGATCGGCGCCCAACTCCAGCGCCAGCGCGGCATCGACGGTCTTGCCACGCTCGCGCAGGCCACGCCCTCGCTCAACATCGCGCAGAACAACAGCGCGGCCAGCCGCCTCACCCTGCGCGGGGTCTACGGGCGCGGCGAGCCAACCGTCGGCGTCTACTACGGCGATTCTCCCGTCAGCGGCCCCTCGGGCACGACTTTCGATCCGGGCGGTATCGCGCTTGACCTCGAACTGGTCGATCTTGCCCGCATAGAGGTCCTGCGCGGCCCGCAAGGCACGCTGTACGGGGCCAGCTCGATGGGGGGCACCCTGCGCTTCCTTTTCAACACGCCCGACGCGACGGAAGCTTCCGGCGAGATTCGCGGCGGGGCCTCGATTACCCGGCATGGGAGCCCCGGCCATCACGTCTCGGCCATGATCAACCTTCCGCTTGCCTCCGACACGCTTGCGCTGCGCGCGGTGGCCTATGACCGCACGACGGGTGGCTATATCGACCACCCGCGCTTCGCCCTCGCCGACCAGGGCGGGGCCGAGCGCCAGGGCGGCCGCATCGCTCTCGCCTGGACACCCGGGCCCGATCTCGACCTCAAGGTCTCGTTCTTCCACCAGGAGACGCGCAGCGATGGTGCGCAGTTCTTTGATGACCGTGGCGGCGCGCGAACCAATGACCTTGCCGTTCGCACCCCCAATGCAAACACGCTCAACCTCGCCAACGCCGCTCTCGACTGGCGCAGCGACTGGGGGACGCTGACCGCACTTGCGACCTTCTACCGCTGGAAGGTCCTACGCCAGAGCGACTTCAGCGACGTCATAGCAGGGCTTGTCGACAACCCGGCCAGCTGCCTGCGCCATGCCGGGCTTGGCCAGGGCGCCAGCTGCACGCAGACGCAATGGGAGGCCTATCGCGCCTTCGTGGCCACGCGCCTTCCCGCAATCCTCTATCAGCCGATGTGGGTTACCAGTGCGAACGGAGAAGTCCGTTTCCACACCGAGGCCCTTGCGCGCACGTCCCTGACCCTGGGACTTTTTGCCGAGACCCGGCGCGACCGTGTCGACAGCATCACCGCACGCGCCGATGCGGCCTCGGGCCTGCTGGTACGCCCGCTCGACGTGACCGGGGCACGGGCCATCTGGACCGCCCTCAACCAGACCGCGCTGTTTGGTGAAGCCTCCTACGACCTTTCCCCGCGCGTTCGCCTGACCGCGGGTCTGCGCCTGTTCCACTATGGCAAGACCGCAAGGGGCGACATCTTCACGCCCAACCTCATCACCGGCACCGCGGACATTGCCCCGGGCCGCTTCAGCACGCGTGAGAGCGGCTCGAACCTCAAGCTTCAGGCGACCTGGCGCCCCTCCCCCGATCTCGTTGCCTACCTGCAGATGGCCGATGGCTTCCGCCCGGGCGGGGTCAATATCACCCCGTCGCTGAGCGAGGAGAACCGCAGCTACGCCGCCGATGCGCTGCGCAGCTACGAAGTGGGTCTGCGCCTTGGCCTCCCCCGCGCCGGGATCGAGCTGCAAGGCGCGCTCTACCACATCGGCTGGTCGGACATGATCTACAACGCCTCGAGCCCCAACAGCGCCTTTGTCTACAACACCAACATCGGCTCAATCGCGATCGACGGCGCGGAAGTGAACGCGCACTGGCAGGCCAGCGACGAACTCGCGCTCGCGCTTTCCGCCAGCTGGACCGACGCCCGTGTCGCCCGCGACCAGGAACGGGCCGGCACGCTGGGCCAGCTTTTCGCAGGCGACCGGGTGCCGATGATACCGCGCCTCGCCGCCTCGCTCGGCCTTGCCTACGAGCGCCGCCTTGCCTCGGGCACGACGCTGTGGGGACGCCTCGACGCCGTGGCCTCGAGCGGCTTTGCCTCGCAGTTCAATACCCTGCAATCGAGCTATGCCCGAACCCTTGCGCGGGCGAGCCTCGATCTGGCGGCGGGTGTGGAACGGGGCGGCTGGGACCTGTCGCTCAGCCTGCGCAACGCGCTCGACACGCACCGTCCCGAGCAGGTGCTCGCCACCTCGCTGGGCGCGCGTCAGGTCTTCGCCCCGCGCCCGCGCACTCTTGCCCTGGAACTGGGTGTGACATTCTGAGGGCCTTTCTTGCCGGTAGGCAGGCCGGGGCCTCGCTGGTAGCCTTGCCCCCAACGACAAGAACCGAAATGGAAGAGGAAAGAGGATGCTGAAAGCGAACCGTGAATACGGCGGGGGATGCCTGTGCGGTGCGATCCGGTACCGCGTGACGGGCCCCAGCCTGTTCGAGACGCAGTGCTGTTGCCGGGACTGCCAGAAGGCGACCGGAACCGGGCACACGACCATCGTCGGGATCGCGCGCGACCAGCTTCACATCGACGGTGAGCCGTCGATATACACCAGCGCCGGAGAGAGCGGCGGCGCGGTTTCCCGCCACTTTTGCGGCACCTGCGGTGGGCGTATCTTCACCTCGGGCGCGCTACCCGGTGAGAACGTGATGGTCCAGGCCGGATCGCTCGACGAGCCCGGCGAAGTGACCCCCGAGAACGTGATCTGCGGCAAGGACGCCCTGCCCTGGGACCATTTCGATCCGGCCCTCGAAATCTATGAACTCTATCCCCCGTTCGACCCGGTCACCCGCGAGCCCACCTGAGCGTCACCCGGAACTCTGCGGACTACCCTGCTTGCAGCTTTGCAATCTTTTTGCGGTGCCATCATGCGAACGACGGGAAACGCGAGGTGAGGGACATGAGCATCAGTGCTGTCGTATCCGGGGCCGAAGTGACCAACCTGCTGCGTGGAAGCGGACTTGCCGCGCAAAGGGTAGCTTATGTCGAAAGCGAGATACGCGACCTCACCCAGGAAGCGGCCGCCATCGCCACGCGCACGCTCGATGCCGACGCCTTCCGCACCGCGCTCGCACGGCGCATCGACAGCGACGTGGCGACCGGAAAGCTGAGCGCCGAGGACGCCCGCGCGATCCGGCAGGCTCTTGTGCGCACCTTCACGCCATCACAGGCCCCGCCGGAGGACACGCCCGACGACATCGGCAGCGCGCGCGCCATTCCCCTGGTGGCCAGCGCCTATGGGCAGGAGGACGCGGACAGCTACCTCCACACCATCGCGCACGGGACCTTCATCGACATGCCGGTCTGACCCGCGGGCCGGACACACGGGTACCACCGAATGCACGAAGGCCCGGCTCCCGCGATCTGCGGGAGCCGGGCCTTCGTTCTATCCGGCCGGTCGGTCGGACCTTTAGACGAGCGCGCCGTGGCAGTGCTTGTACTTGTTGCCCGAACCGCACGGACACAGCGCGTTACGGCTGAGCTCCATGTGCGCGTAAGGGTTCTCGGCCGTGCCGCCCGGGCTTGCGGTCGCCTGCGGGCTGCCCGCAAGCGAGCCAAACAGCGCCGGATTGAGCGCCGAACCGTCGCCGTCGTTCGAATTGTCGAGGCCCGTCAGCGGATCGATATGCCCGGTCAGGAAGTCGGGCAGTTCAGGGAGGCTCGGCTCCTGGATCGGTTCGGGCATGCGCAGTTCGCTGATCGCCAGGATGCGGGTCACATCCTCGCGGATCGCCGAGAGCATCGAGTCGAACAGGCCAAAGGCTTCCTGCTTGTACTCGTTGATCGGGGTCTTCTGCGCGTAGGCACGCAGGAACACGACCTGGCGCAGCGCGTCGAGCGTGGCGAGGTGGTCCTTCCAGTGGTGGTCCAGACGATCGAGCAGGATCGACTTTTCGACCTGGCGCCAGATCGCCGGATCGTCCTTCTCCATCTTGGCGGTCATGTGCGCGTCGGCGAGTTCGGCAAGGCGCTCCTCGATGCCTTCAGGATCGATGCCATCTTCCTCGACCCACGCATCGATGGGGGCTTCGACGCCCAGGATTTCCTTCGCGCGTTCCTTGAGCCCCTCGATGTTCCAGTGCTCGGGGTAGGAGCCTTGCGGGCAGGCCTCGGCCACCAGCGTGTTGACCGTGTCGTGGCGCATGTCGAGCACGACGTCGTCGAGCGCCTCGGCGTCCATGATGTCCGAGCGCTGCTCGTAGATGACCTTGCGCTGGTCGTTCATCACGTCGTCGTATTCGACGACCTGCTTGCGCACTTCGTAGTTGCGCGCCTCGACCTTCTTCTGCGCCGTCTCGATGGCCTTGGAAAGCCACTTGGAACCGATCGCCTCGCCATCGGCAAGGTTGCTGTTCATCATCTTGGAGAACAGCGTGTCAGGGCCGAAGATGCGCAGGAGATCGTCTTCAAGGCACAGGTAGAACTTGGAAAGGCCGGGGTCGCCCTGACGGCCCGAACGGCCGCGCAGCTGGTTGTCGATACGGCGGCTTTCGTGGCGCTCGGTGCCGATCACGCACAGGCCGCCGGCTTCCAGCACCTGTGCCTTCTCGGCCGCGATTTCCTCCTTGATACGGGCGACACCGGCTTCACGCTCAGGCCCTTCGGGCATGTCGGCAAGCTCGGCCTCGATCCGGAACTCAAGGTTGCCACCCAGCTGGATGTCGGTGCCGCGCCCGGCCATGTTGGTGGCGATGGTCACCGCGCCCAGACGGCCTGCCTGCGCCACGATGTGCGCTTCCATCTCGTGGAAGCGGGCGTTGAGGACCGAGTGCTTGACGCCCTCCTTGTTGAGGAAGTCCGAGAGCAGTTCCGACTTCTCGATCGAGACCGTGCCCACCAGCACCGGCTGGCCGCTCTCATGCTTGTCGCGGATCAGCTTCGCGATCGCCGCGAACTTGTCCATCGTGTTCTTGTAGAACTCGTCTTCCTCGTCGATGCGCGAAATCGGCTTGTTCGTCGGGATGGTGACGACGTTCATCTTGTAGATGTCGAAGAACTCGGCCGCCTCGGTCGCAGCCGTACCGGTCATGCCCGAGAGCTTGGGGTACATGCGGAAGTAGTTCTGGAAGGTGATCGAGGCGAGTGTCTGGTTCTCCGGCTCGATCTTGACGCCTTCCTTGGCCTCGACCGCCTGGTGCAGGCCGTTCGACCAGCGGCGTCCGTCCATCATGCGGCCCGTGAACTCGTCGATGATGACGACCTTGTCGTCCTTCACGATGTAGTCCGTATCGCGCTTGAACATGACCACGGCCTTGAGGGCCTGGTCGAGGTGGTGGACGACCTGCGTGTTCTCGACGTCGTAGAGGTTGGAACCTTCCAGCAGCCCTTCGGCCTCGAGAATACGCTCGACCTTCTCCACGCCGTCCTCTGTCAGCGTGATGTTCTTGGTCTTCTCGTCCTTCTCGTAATCCTCGTCCGAGAGCTGCTTCACCACCGCGTCGACCGCGATGTAGAGCTCGGACTTGTCGTCGGTGGGCCCCGAGATGATGAGCGGGGTGCGCGCCTCGTCGATCAGGATCGAGTCGACCTCGTCGACGATGGCGAAGTTGAAGTCGCGCTGCACCATCTGGCTGCGCTCATGCTTCATGTTGTCGCGCAGGTAGTCGAACCCGAACTCGTTGTTCGTGCCGTAGGTGATGTCCGCGGCATAGGCCTCGCGGCGCTGGAACTCGTCGAGATTGGGAACGATGACGCCGATGGTGAGGCCGAGAAAATTGTGCAGGCGGCCCATCTCCTCGGCGTCGCGGCGAGCCAGGTAGTCGTTCACGGTGATGACGTGAACGCCCTTGCCTTCCAGCGCGTTGAGGTAGGTGGCGGTCGTTGCCACCAGGGTCTTGCCCTCACCCGTGCGCATTTCCGCGATTTCGCCGCGGTGCAGGACAATGCCGCCGATCATCTGAACGTCGAAGTGGCGCATGCCAAAGACGCGGCGTGAAGCCTCGCGCACGGTGGCAAAGGCTTCGGGAAGCAGGTCATCGAGCGTGGAGCCGTTCGCGAGCATCTCGCGGAACTTGGGAGTCTGGGCGGCCAGTTCCTCATCGCTCATCGCCTCGATGGCGGGTTCGAACGCATTGATCTGGTCGACGACCTTGCGCAGAGACTTGACGTGGCGCTCGTTGGACGAGCCGAAGATGTTCTTGACGAGTGCGCCGAGCATGGCGGGAATCCCTGTTTTTAGGAGAATCTGGAAAATGCGATGATCACGCGGCGCGAAAGTCCCTCACACAGGACACCAGGCGCACGCGGAAAAGGCCGCTCCGGTGGGGCGGCGAAATTCATGTTGGTGGGCCGCGTTACTCGCGCGCGCGGTCGATCCCGGTCTGCGCGGCCCGAACGCGCGGCGCAGCGGGCTGTCCCGGCTGGGCCGAAAGCGCGACAAGGCGCGTATTGCGAAGCCCCGGTTCGGGAAGACGGGCCAGCGCCACGGGCGCGCGCGGCGCCCGGGCCTGTCCGGTCTCGACCAGAAGCGCCACCTGCTGCGCGGAAGGCACCTGACCGGCGCGCGCCTGCGGCGCCTCGGCATGGGCGGCAAGGCCCGTCAGAAGGGCAAGCAGGGTCAATAGCAGGCGATTGGCCATGCCGGGGAGATAGTAACCCTCATCACCACTGTCCACTACCAAGCGCAATTGGTCCCAAATTTCGGCCGCTTCCTCGCCGATACTTGACCTTGCGGGGCCATGCGCTAGGCGCTTTTGCCATGAGTCATCCCGTCAGCCCGCTCGCCCAGCCCTTCCCCGAAGTGCCTGCCATTGCAGGCGTGACCCCGCATGTCGTGCGCGCGGGGTACAAGGACTGGGGGCGCTGCGACCTCACCTACGTGACCTTTACCGAGGGGACCGCGGTCGCCGGCGTGTTCACCAAGAACCTATGCTGTTCGTCCGAGGTCGAGATCGGCCGCGAGAACGTGAAGCGGGGCACCGCCCGCGCATTGGTGGTGAATGCAGGCAATTCCAACGCCTTCACCGGCTATCGCGGGCGCGAGGCGGTCGAGCAGATCATGGATCAGGTGGCCGGAAACCTGGGCTGCGCGCGCGAGGACGTGTTCGTCTCCTCGACCGGCGTGATCGGCGTGCCGCTCCCCAAGGACAAGGCGCGCGAGGGCGTTGAAAAGGCCTTCTCCGCCGCGCCGTGCACCTGGGAAGAGGCCGCCAACACCATCGCGACGACCGACACCTTCGCCAAGGGCGCGAGCGCCACGGCCATGATCGGCGACACCAAGGTCACGCTGGGCGCCATCATCAAGGGTTCGGGCATGATCGCGCCCGACATGGCCACGATGCTGGGCTACATCTTCACCGACGCCGCGGTGGAACCGGCCTTCCTGCAGGAATGCCTCTCGGCCGCGAACCTGCGCAGCTTCTCGTGCATCACGGTCGATTCCGACACCTCGACCAGCGACACCGTGCTCGCCTTTGCGACCGGCAAGGCGGGCAATGCGCCGCTCGTCACCGCGCAGAGCCCGGGCGCCGATGCCTTTGCCGCCGCCATCCAGGACGTGTGCCGCCAGCTTGCCCACCTCGTCGTGCGCGATGGCGAGGGTGCCAACAAGTTCATCGCCGTCTCGGTGACGGGCGCGGTTTCGGACGAGAGCGCGCGCAAGGTTGGCATGGCGATTGCCAACTCGCCACTGGTGAAGACCGCCATTGCGGGCGAGGACGCGAACTGGGGCCGCGTCGTCATGGCCGTGGGCAAGGCGGGCGAACCGGCCAACCGCGACACGCTCTCCATCGGCTTCGGCGGCACCTGGGCCGCAAAGGAAGGCCTGCCGCTGGCCGACTACGACGAGGCGCCGGTCGCCGCCCACCTCAAGGGCCAGGATGTCACCATCGAGGTGGACCTGGGCCTTGGCGAAGGCCAGGCGACGGTGTGGACCTGCGACCTCACGCACGGTTACATCTCGATCAACGCCGACTACCGCAGCTAAGGCACAGCGCCCCATGACCGAGCCTTTCTTCCGCATCTGGGGGCGGCCCGATTCGCACAACGTGAAGAAGGTCGTCTGGTTCGCGGCCGAACTGGGCCTCGCCTTCACACGCATCGACATGGGCGGCTCCTTCGGCTTTTCCGAGGAATACCTTGCGCAAAACCCCAACCGGCTGATCCCGACCATCGCGGACGGCAAGCTGACCTTGTGGGAATCGAACAGTATCGTGCGCTACATGGCCGCCGAATACGGTGGCCCGCGCTGGTACCTTGCCGATCCCATCGACCGTGCCCTCGCCGAGCGCTGGATGGACTGGCAGACCGGCTACGGCGCGGCGCAGAAGGACATGTACCTTGGCCTCGTGCGCACGCCCGAAGAGGCGCGCGACACCGCCGCGATTGCCGCCTCGAAAGCCACATGTGAGCGACTGCTGGCCGTGCTGGACGCGCAGCTTGCGACAACGCCGTGGCTCTCAGGCCATCAGATCGGCGTCGGTGACATCGCGATGGGCCCGTTCATCCACTCGTGGTTCACGCTCGCACCCGAAACCGCCGACCTGCCGCACGTCCATGCCTGGTACCAGCGCCTGCTGGAACGCCCGGCCTACCGAGAGCACGTCGCCCTCCCCCTCTCCTGAGCCAGACCCGAAAGGTCCCTCCCATGATCACCCCTGCCCTGACCCGCGCCGTCGAGACGGTGATGCGCGAAGCCTCGGACCGGGCCATCAAGGCGCGCTACCGCAAGCTCGAGCTCGACCAGATCATGGACAAGGGGGTGAACGATGTCGTCACCATCGCCGACCAAGAGAGCGAGGCGATCCTGACCGCGCGCCTCTCGCAGATCCTGCCCGAAGCCTGCGTCGTGGGCGAAGAGGCCGTCGCCGCCGATCCCACGGTAATGGAAAAGCTCAAGGACAACTTGTGCTGGATCGTCGATCCGCTCGACGGGACGATGAACTTCTCGCAGGGCAAAGCGCCTTTCGGCGTCCTCGTAGCGCTCGCCGACAAGGGTGAGACCATCGGCGGCTGGATACTCGACACGCTGACCGGACGCTTCTGCCACGCAAGTCTGGGCAAGGGCGCGCATATCGGCGACTACCGCATTAGCGCACGCACCAGCGGCGAAACGCCGCCCGTCGCGGCAATCTCGACGCTGTTCATGGAAGAGGGCACGCGCGAGAAATTCATGGCGCTGGCCGCGCCGCACTACACGCTCGTCGACATCCCGCGCTGCGCGGCCGAGCAGTACCCGCGCCTGGTGCTGGGCACCAACGATGTCTCGATGTTCAACCGCACGCTCCCCTGGGACCACGCGGCGGGCGTCCTGTTCCTCAACGAGGCAGGCGGCATGGCCGCACGCCCCGACGGCACCCCGTACCGCGTCGACGAATACGAGCGCCGCGATCTGGTCGGCGCGGCCTCGCCCGAATTGTGGGCGGACTTCGCCAAGCTTGCTCTCCAGATGCACTGAACCCCTCCCGCGCCAAGGCGTGGAAGGGGTCCGGTAAGGCCCTGTCGGGCGCTTGGAATCGGTGCGATCAGATCTCGCTTTCGATCCAGCCCTTGAGAGCGTTCTTGGGCGCGGCACCCAGCTTCTGGGCGACGGCTTCGCCGTTCTTGAACAGCACCATCAGCGGGATCGACTTCACGCCGATCTGGCCGGGCACTTCGGTGTTGGCCATGATGTCCATCTTGGCGATCTTGACCTTGCCGTCGAGCTCGTCCGAGATCTCTTCGAGAGCCGGGCCGATCATCTTGCACGGACCGCACCAGTCGGCCCAGAAATCGACGAGAACGGGCGTCTCGGACTTGAGGACGTCATCTTCGAAGCTGGAATCGGTTACGGCAATCGTGGGCATTGGGAGAACTCCTCGAAACGGTGTTTGATCGTCAATCTAGGGATGAAACCGCCGCTGGCAACGGCTGGGATCGAAAGCTTTACTGCGTTGCCGCCAAGGCGGGCTTGTGCGCCTCGAGCACATCGGCGGGCACCTCGATAAGCTGCGGGCTGGACGTGTAGAGGATCCCTACCTCCACATCGCGCCCCGGGAAGGTCTGTTCGAGTGCGGCGGCATAGGCCGCCATCTGGCGCAGAACCCCGCGCGGAACCTCGCCCAGCGAAGCGGGCGGACGGCGCGAGGTCTTGTAGTCGACCAGCCGCACCCGGTCGGGCCCGATCACAAGCCGGTCAATCGTGCCCGCCACCACCTGTCCGCCGACGATGGCGGCCACCGGCACTTCGGCAAGGCTGTCCGGCCCGAAGATCTCGGCCCACGCAGGATTGGCCACCACGTCAAGCGCATCGGCCAGGATCGCACTGCGCATCTCTGTCGGCAGGTCTTTCGCGTTGCGCTTGAGCCAGCGTTCGGCCTCGGCCTCACGCAGTTCAGGCGCGAGCGCGGGCAGGCGCTCCAGAAGTGCGTGGAGCACCGTGCCGCGCCGCGCGGCCTGCTGCCCGGCGCCCGGCGGAAACGGCGGATCGGGCGCATCCTCCTCGCCCAGCGCCGAGGGCGCGAGCGGGCGCGGCGGGCGCGGTTCGGCGGCTGGAACACGCCCGGTCCACTCGGGCAGAGGCGCACGCAGGGGAAGCTCGGCCGGTGCCGCGCGCATAGGCACGAAGGGACCCAACGAACCTTGCGTGAAGGCCCCGCCCCAGATCGCGTCGACCTCTTCCTCCTGCTCTTCGAACAGCGTGCGCAGCTGCGCGTACCAGCTCTTGGAGGCAGGCTGGCCCTTGTCGCGCGGGCCCAGCGCGCCGCCCACGAAGAGCGCTTCCTCGGCGCGGGTCATGGCGACGTAGAGGAGGCGCCAGTGCTCCTGCTCGTCCGCCTCGCGCGCCTGCGCGATTTCTTCGGCGACCGGGCCCACCTTCTCCGCCTTGGAGAGCGGGGGGAACGGGATCCGCCGGTTCTTGTCGCGCGGATCGGGCAACGAAACCCCGCTTTCGCGTGCGCTTTCGGGATTGCCGGTGGCGTCGGCCAGAATCACGATGGGCGCCTGCAGGCCCTTGGAGCCATGCACGGTCATCACGCGCACCTGCCCGCCTGCGTTGTCCGCCTCGCGCTTCAGCTCGCCATCGCCTGCCTCGAACCAGGCGAGGAAACCCGCAAGGCTGGGCGTATCGGTGACGGCATAGGCGCGCGCGGCGTTGACCAGCTCATCGATGGGATCGCCCGCCTCGCTGCCCAGCCGCGCGATCAGCTTGCGCCGCGCCCTCCAAGGGCCAACGAGCAGCCACTGCAAGAGCGCATGGGGCGGTTCGTAATCGGCCAGCGCAAGCAGTTCGCCCAGCTGGAGCAACGTGCGTCCGACCTCGGCGTCCGAAGAGGCGCGCAGGTGGTCCCACAAGCGCACGTGCTTGTCGCGGTAACCATGGGCAAGCAGCTGTTCCTGGCTCCAGCCGACGAGCGGAGATACGAGCAGGCTCGCCAGGTTCAGGTCGTCGAGCGGCTGGGCTGCAAAGCGCAGCGCCGCGACCAGATCCTTGACCGCCAGCGGCGCGCCCAGACGCAGACGGTCGACACCGGCCACGTCCACGCCCGCGGCATGAAGGCGTGCGACAATGAGCCCAGCCAGCTCCTTGCGCTGGCGCACCAGCACCATGATGTCGCCGGCCGTCGCACGGCGGACCTTGCCCTTGGAAAGCGTGAAGCCATCGCCATGCGGGTCGAGCCACTCGCGCACCTGCTGCGCGATGCGGTCGGCCATCTGGCGGTTGGGGCCGGAGAGCCAGGTCT is drawn from Novosphingobium decolorationis and contains these coding sequences:
- the addA gene encoding double-strand break repair helicase AddA; this encodes MSGPAKVYPLHGNQMPAVNPLDTVWLSASAGTGKTQVLSSRVLRLLLQPGISPSQILCLTFTKAGATEMAARINGTLAEWVRMEDVELFPRLEAIGAPTDGATMARARTLFAAVLDCPGGGLRIDTIHAFSQWLLATFPLEADLIPGSRPMEDRERTLLAKQVLADLLVEAEEDPLGDPQLLDAISALSLRHGPDAVVGFLLRCAGAREVWFGPGSWQAGDMRAHVLRLLDLPPQADADMLAELCSDARFDVASLRRCMEVNHEWNTKTGLEAVDRISEWLLGNPTQRAASIDEMAKAFLTQKGEPKASKSQDKIEPSYPDYAARVVAGIEGVRTLRAMLDLVDHLVPSLRLGRAFAIAWDEAKSREGLIDFDDQIRRAASLLKDKAQADWIRYKLDRQFDHILVDEAQDTNEQQWDIIFAMAEEFWAGAGQHEDRLRTLFVVGDYKQAIFRFQGTSPENFRKAAGRVRNLMRAAARNAAQLRAEYEPREMQELGLERSFRTAQPVLDFVDQAIAGIGHERFGLDRAAQRHQGEERPGYVALWRPVGFDTGEEEEAPEDPGEGDEGEETWLSGPNRQMADRIAQQVREWLDPHGDGFTLSKGKVRRATAGDIMVLVRQRKELAGLIVARLHAAGVDVAGVDRLRLGAPLAVKDLVAALRFAAQPLDDLNLASLLVSPLVGWSQEQLLAHGYRDKHVRLWDHLRASSDAEVGRTLLQLGELLALADYEPPHALLQWLLVGPWRARRKLIARLGSEAGDPIDELVNAARAYAVTDTPSLAGFLAWFEAGDGELKREADNAGGQVRVMTVHGSKGLQAPIVILADATGNPESARESGVSLPDPRDKNRRIPFPPLSKAEKVGPVAEEIAQAREADEQEHWRLLYVAMTRAEEALFVGGALGPRDKGQPASKSWYAQLRTLFEEQEEEVDAIWGGAFTQGSLGPFVPMRAAPAELPLRAPLPEWTGRVPAAEPRPPRPLAPSALGEEDAPDPPFPPGAGQQAARRGTVLHALLERLPALAPELREAEAERWLKRNAKDLPTEMRSAILADALDVVANPAWAEIFGPDSLAEVPVAAIVGGQVVAGTIDRLVIGPDRVRLVDYKTSRRPPASLGEVPRGVLRQMAAYAAALEQTFPGRDVEVGILYTSSPQLIEVPADVLEAHKPALAATQ